One part of the Raphanus sativus cultivar WK10039 chromosome 7, ASM80110v3, whole genome shotgun sequence genome encodes these proteins:
- the LOC108809656 gene encoding uncharacterized protein LOC108809656, translating to MAEDQLPETLKPFFHRATEAQDRLARLEAALASTKTDVPDAELVEKINQIQSKLEEANEKVKQEQDKVEKLTSENEKQKYRILHLVRALNDADEKLEKISK from the exons ATGGCAGAGGATCAGCTACCAGAGACATTGAAACCCTTCTTTCACAGAGCCACCGAAGctcag GATCGGTTAGCTAGGCTTGAAGCTGCTCTTGCCTCCACCAAGACAG ATGTTCCAGATGCCGAACTTGTGGAGAAGATCAACCAAATCCAGTCGAAGCTTGAAGAAGCTAACGAGAAGGTGAAGCAAGAACAGGACAAG GTGGAGAAGTTGACCTCTGAAAACGAGAAGCAAAAGTACCGTATACTGCATCTTGTGCGTGCGCTGAACGATGCTGATGAGAAGCTTGAGAAGATCTCTAAATGA
- the LOC108812968 gene encoding putative calcium-transporting ATPase 11, plasma membrane-type has protein sequence MSNLLKDFQVEAKNPSLEARQRWRSSVSIVKNRARRFRMISNLEKLAENEKKRCQIQEKIRVAFYVQKAALQFIDAGARREFKLTDEVRQAGFHVEPDELASMVRNHDTRSLTKSGGAEGIAQKVSVSLTEGVRSSELHIREKIYGANRYAEKPARSFLTFVWEALQDVTLIILMVCAVVSIGVGVATEGFPKGMYDGTGILLSIILVVMVTAISDYRQSLQFRDLDREKKKINIQVTRDGNRQEVSIDDLVVGDVVHLSIGDRVPADGVFITGYNLEIDESSLSGESEPSHVNKEKPFLLSGTKVQNGSAKMLVTTVGMRTEWGKLMETLSEGGEDETPLQVKLNGVATIIGKIGLGFAVLTFVVLCIRFVIGKAAAGGISQWSSEDALVLLDYFAIAVTIIVVAVPEGLPLAVTLSLAFAMKQLMRDRALVRHLAACETMGSSTCICTDKTGTLTTNHMVVNKVWICENIKERQEENFELNLAEQVKNLLIQAIFQNTGSEVVKDKEGKTQILGSPTERAILEFGLLLGGDVDTQRREHKILKIEPFNSDKKKMSVLTSHSGGKVRAFCKGASEIVLKMCEKVVDSSGKSVTLSQEKIAAVSEVIEGFASEALRTLCLVYTDLDEAPSGDLPDGGYTLVAVVGIKDPVRPGVREAVKTCQNAGITVRMVTGDNISTAKAIAKECGILTAGGVAIEGSEFRNLPPHEMRAILPKIQVMARSLPLDKHTLVNNLRKIGEVVAVTGDGTNDAPALHESDIGLAMGIAGTEVAKENADVIIMDDNFATIVNVAKWGRAVYINIQKFVQFQLTVNVVALIINFVSACITGSAPLTAVQLLWVNMIMDTLGALALATEPPNEGLMKRQPIGRTASFITRAMWRNIIGQSIYQLIVLGILNFYGKQILSLNGPDSTAVLNTIIFNSFVFCQVFNEVNSREIEKINVFAGMFSSWVFVAVMTATVGFQVIIVELLGAFASTVPLSWQHWLLCIVIGAISMILAVGLKCIPVESNSHHDGYELLPSGPSDSA, from the exons ATGTCTAATCTTCTCAAGGATTTTCAGGTTGAGGCCAAGAATCCGTCGCTGGAAGCTCGTCAGCGATGGAGATCATCCGTCTCCATCGTCAAAAATCGGGCTCGTCGTTTCCGTATGATCAGCAATCTCGAGAAGCTCGCTGAGAATGAGAAGAAGAGATGTCAGATCCAG GAAAAGATACGGGTTGCCTTCTATGTTCAAAAGGCAGCTCTTCAGTTCATTGATG CTGGGGCACGTCGTGAATTTAAACTCACGGATGAGGTCAGACAAGCGGGATTCCACGTGGAACCAGATGAACTTGCTTCAATGGTTCGAAATCACGACACGAGGAGCCTGACAAAGAGCGGAGGAGCTGAAGGAATCGCTCAGAAAGTGTCCGTATCTCTCACCGAAGGCGTCCGTTCCAGTGAGCTACACATCAGAGAGAAAATCTACGGAGCGAATCGATACGCCGAGAAACCAGCCAGATCGTTTTTAACCTTTGTTTGGGAAGCACTCCAAGACGTGACTCTCATCATCCTTATGGTCTGCGCTGTGGTATCCATAGGAGTGGGAGTTGCAACGGAAGGGTTCCCAAAGGGGATGTACGATGGAACGGGCATCTTGCTGAGTATAATCTTGGTGGTCATGGTTACTGCTATCAGTGACTACAGACAGTCTCTCCAGTTCAGAGATTTGgatagagagaagaagaagatcaataTTCAAGTCACTAGAGATGGGAACAGACAAGAGGTGTCCATTGATGACTTGGTTGTTGGAGATGTGGTTCATCTGTCTATTGGTGATAGAGTTCCAGCTGATGGTGTTTTCATAACCGGATACAATCTGGAGATAGACGAGTCAAGCTTATCTGGAGAGAGTGAGCCATCGCATGTCAACAAAGAGAAACCGTTTCTGCTTTCAGGAACCAAAGTCCAAAACGGGTCAGCGAAAATGCTGGTGACGACGGTTGGTATGAGGACTGAGTGGGGGAAGCTGATGGAGACTTTAAGCGAAGGTGGGGAGGATGAGACTCCTCTTCAGGTGAAGCTAAACGGAGTTGCTACAATCATTGGTAAGATTGGTTTAGGGTTTGCGGTGTTGACGTTTGTGGTGTTGTGCATAAGGTTTGTGATAGGGAAAGCCGCTGCTGGTGGGATCAGTCAGTGGTCCTCTGAAGATGCGTTGGTGCTTCTTGACTACTTTGCTATCGCTGTGACCATTATAGTCGTTGCTGTACCTGAGGGTTTGCCTTTGGCTGTGACGTTGAGTCTAGCGTTTGCTATGAAGCAGTTGATGAGGGACAGGGCGCTTGTGAGGCATCTGGCTGCTTGTGAGACCATGGGTTCTTCTACTTGCATTTGCACTGATAAGACAGGGACTTTAACGACTAACCACATGGTTGTCAACAAGGTTTGGATATGTGAGAACATCAAGGAGAGGCAGGAGGAGAACTTCGAGTTGAACCTTGCTGAACAAGTTAAGAATCTACTTATACAAGCCATTTTTCAGAACACAGGTTCTGAAGTTGTGAAGGATAAGGAAGGTAAAACTCAGATCCTGGGATCACCTACAGAAAGAGCGATACTGGAGTTCGGTTTGCTTTTGGGCGGTGACGTTGACACGCAACGCAGAGAGCACAAGATACTTAAGATCGAGCCTTTCAACtcagacaagaagaagatgtcTGTTCTTACATCTCACTCTGGTGGCAAGGTACGCGCCTTCTGCAAAGGTGCATCTGAGATTGTCCTGAAAATGTGTGAAAAGGTTGTGGATTCAAGTGGAAAATCTGTAACTCTATCTCAAGAGAAGATAGCAGCTGTCTCTGAAGTGATAGAAGGGTTCGCCTCAGAGGCTTTGAGGACTCTCTGCTTGGTTTACACAGATCTTGATGAAGCTCCTAGCGGAGATCTTCCTGATGGTGGCTACACGTTGGTTGCGGTTGTTGGAATCAAGGATCCGGTTCGTCCCGGTGTTAGAGAAGCTGTGAAAACTTGCCAAAACGCTGGAATCACTGTTCGTATGGTGACTGGTGATAACATAAGCACGGCTAAAGCTATTGCAAAAGAATGTGGGATTCTTACAGCAGGAGGTGTGGCTATAGAAGGTTCAGAGTTCCGTAACTTGCCTCCACATGAGATGAGAGCCATTTTACCCAAAATTCAGGTGATGGCTAGGTCTTTGCCGTTGGACAAGCATACGCTAGTCAACAACTTGAGGAAAATAGGAGAGGTGGTTGCGGTTACTGGAGATGGAACAAACGATGCACCTGCGTTGCATGAGTCTGACATTGGACTCGCCATGGGAATAGCTGGGACAGAG GTGGCGAAGGAGAACGCTGATGTGATCATAATGGACGACAACTTTGCAACGATTGTGAACGTGGCGAAATGGGGGCGTGCTGTGTATATAAACATCCAGAAGTTTGTTCAGTTCCAGCTTACTGTTAATGTTGTTGCGCTGATCATCAACTTTGTATCTGCTTGCATCACTG GATCTGCACCACTCACGGCGGTGCAGTTGCTTTGGGTGAACATGATCATGGACACGCTAGGTGCATTGGCACTAGCGACCGAACCTCCAAACGAAGGTTTGATGAAACGCCAACCAATCGGTAGAACCGCAAGCTTCATCACTAGAGCCATGTGGAGAAACATCATTGGTCAAAGCATTTACCAGTTAATCGTCCTCGGCATTCTCAACTTTTATGGGAAGCAAATACTCAGCCTCAACGGTCCAGACTCAACAGCCGTTCTCAACACCATCATCTTCAACTCCTTCGTCTTTTGCCAG GTGTTTAACGAGGTGAACAGCCGAGAGATAGAGAAGATAAACGTGTTTGCCGGAATGTTCAGCAGTTGGGTGTTTGTTGCTGTGATGACTGCAACAGTTGGGTTCCAAGTGATCATTGTTGAGTTGCTTGGTGCATTTGCAAGCACTGTTCCTTTGAGCTGGCAACATTGGCTGCTCTGCATTGTGATTGGAGCCATAAGCATGATTCTAGCCGTTGGTCTTAAATGCATACCGGTTGAGTCCAACAGTCATCATGACGGCTATGAACTGCTTCCTTCCGGTCCTTCTGACTCTGCCTGA